From the genome of Equus przewalskii isolate Varuska chromosome 23, EquPr2, whole genome shotgun sequence:
agagtgctaagatcgtccttgttttggtagtttccttacctttaccctaatgctataattgaatatttgctatcatgttctggttctatccatcggtctccctagtctgtggattgtgtcccctttctcccttttttcttttttcaggtatgagcgccttcttaaggatttcttgtaatggagggcttttaattacaaattcccttaacttttgtttgtctggaaaagatttaatttctccctcatatctgaaggaaattcttgctggataagagtattcttggctgaagatttttatcctttaaagctttgaatatgtcattccattctctcctagcttgtagggtttctgtagagaattctgctgacagtctgataggggctccttgataggttattctctttttttttcttacttccctgagtattctctccttatctttcctttttgccaactttactactatgtgccttgcagtaggtctttttacattgacaaatctaggagatctaaaaccctcctctacacacatttctctgtcgatccctagatttgggaagttctcttcaataatttcattaagcacactttctgctccattttccttttccatattcctgggaattcctatgatccttatgttcttactcctcattgaatccattatctctcaaagattttcctcatttttttaattcttagttctctttcttcctctgtctggcaccattcagcctatctttgattatgctaattttctcctctatgttgtctacacgggcattcagggcatccgtattctgttttattgggtccattgtgtttttcgtctcaagtaattctgtttgattcttctttatgatttcaatctcttttgtgaagtaactccagaactcggcttgtttctctatctttctctctacctcattgagttttttgattatagctgctctgaactcattatcacttagtttacctaattccaagtcctcaggacttaattctgtgttttcattgttttccttctggtctggggcttttataaattgctggatggtagaggagcagtttgttctcatggtggtagaattcagttgcagttacagcctgtcgccactagatgggggtcgagagcagcatgttagctctccgccttcggggcaagatggctgcgtcCACTGGCTTTgccagggggaggggctgttactcacacatgctggtctgggttcagatcagttctgctctctggtctcccaaggcccttgatttatggggtccccacagACGGAAGCtctccccccgtcagcgggtctccactgaatcagtggcaggagtcctggatgatcccccggtcgcgcggcccctcccccgctccttcccgacccgcccGCAGCGAtggcagactctaggggagggagcgatgtccTCTCCTActgttccagcgcctccgagggtgtaagcaaggttatgatctccgccttcttggtattgtaggtctctaacgagctggcattatgtttattctctgaaattcagttcttccaatcttttgttgtattttggaggggagagaatcctgggtcagctcaccccgccattttgctccgcctccatcccatcttcccctactttgtatgtgggacacctgccatagcatggcttgatgagcggtgccatgtgcacacccgggatctgaaccagtggcccctgggctgccgaagtggaatgcgcgaacttaactgctgtgccactgggccggccccttaatttttttttatttttgaggaagataagccctgagctaagatctgctgtcaatcctcctctttttgctgaggaagactggccctgagctaacattcgtgcccatcttcctctactttatatgtgggacgcctaccacagcatggcttgacaagtggtacataggttcgtgcccaggatccgaacccgcaaaccctgggctgccaaagcagaatctgcaaacttaaccactgcaccactgggccagccccaataaatttCTTTAACTATGACTTTCATTTCAGAATAATAAAAGAGTGCTAAGAAATATTTGTGTTGAAAAACAGGCATTGGTAAGGTTAAGACCACTGGAGTgatgaaaagaataaagtctTTCAAAAGATTTCAATTCAGATTCTGGTTCAAGGTGAGGAATGTGATTGGGATCAAGTTACTtccttgagtctcagtttctttatctatgaaAGGGAGATAGTAATTATAACCTAACTCAGGGCTACTATGAATATTAAATGTTAGTATGTGTAAACCTCTTCTGCCCTGAATATAATAAATGCTGAAAACTATTAGCTATATGAtcattattaaaatggaaatatacataCCTCATAGGTTATAAATATTAAGCAAGACACCATACAAAGTGCCTAGTTAACAGATGTCCAGTACATATCACATTTCACTGACTCCAAGTTGTACCATTATTTTAGGCACCtctaagaaagacaaaaatactgcCCATTATACTACAGTTATAGATAAGAAGGCAGATCCCAATTTCAGATGTTAAATGTGACAATTTTTGCACCAGAATCAAAAtactttttctccccttctctttcctgttATTTAACTAGTGAGGAGTCTATACTCTGGAATTCTCCTTTCCTATCCTTTCCCCTTCTACCAAGACCCTCAGGTCTCCTACTTACTTGGCTACAAGGGTGAACCATAAGCACAATTAAGTATTCTGTATCACTTTTATACTCTCTATCAGGATTCTCCTTTATTTCCTCCACCTCAATGTGGCTTCCACTGCACAGCATTCCACTTCTTACTATgagataaatgaatataaaatagaacaaaacaaaaacttattcCTAGTTACCTAAGGCCTTCAATCTAATATTTTAAGTTCACTACCATTTAGTGACACATACTTATGCCCTTAGAATTCATGGCATGGCTTAACAACTCatataaatagaaacaaacaaagacTTGGAAGAAATTCAAACTTGAGAGAAGAAATGGCAGGTTTTTCTGGggaaaatgttacaaaatgtCAAGGGTAGCAGAAAGGACAAATAGAATGAGGgtggaaaacagaaaactttccCATAAAATGATTTCCTAGGAAATCTCATCAAATGCTCAGGGACACTATTTTCTGTCTCACCCAGCAAGTACAAGGTTGTTAATACAGCTGGCCTATTATTTagataaagaaaactaaacaaacgtcacaatttcagagaaaaataatatcaaaGCAGAATTGGAACATTCAAAGCACATTTTTGGTTATTCGGTTTATTTAGGATACTCAGGGGACATTATCTGGGGGACTTAAAAGTCATTTCAATTAGGAACCTCTTTAGTCCGTCATCAATTATTTCGAGTGTTCTAGTCTCAAATACATTCCTTTCTTCTATAAACTTCTGAAAGAGATGAATACCTCCACCTACACCAAAATAATGTGCTTTGCTGGCCAAAAGTACCCGTCCATTTTTATCTAACAATCTACCAAAAGTTTGGTGCAACGTACCATAATAATCTGGATTGTAAATGGTTTCTGAGGTGAGAATGAGATCATACTTTTCAAAGACTTTTTCACTGCTTAGTACAAGCTTACAAAACTCAGACCACTCTCCAGAAAAGAACCGGCACTTACACAGATCTTGTACTACTTTTGATTTCCTGCATCTTTTCACATCTAGTTCGtttccatcattttcttcatcttccaaaGTGGAGTTAGCCACGACATTAGGTAAGGTTACTTCATCAATCACCATACTGTTGTAGTCTTGAAAATGAATTTCCTTGGCCCCTCCCTTGAATGCAGTTATACCCAGCAACCCTGATCCACAGCCAAGATCTAATACTTTTTTCCCAGCAAATTTCACTTTGGCTTTTGTGAAATAAGCCAGGAGGTCAAAGGTACATTCCCAGATTTTTAAGCCTCCTTCATAAACACCTGTAATCAGATCAGAGTGAGAAGAAAAGCTTTTTGAAACGATGTTTTCTCCAGGGAAGTTCTCTTTCAACAAGATGGTTTTCACTACTGATATGTTAACACGCTGGAGACCTGGTAACATTTCGATGACTTTATTTTCTAACACTTTCTTTAAATCTTTAGGCATAGCATGCTCTTTGGCAATTCTCAAGCAAAGCTGTTTTTCATACGGCTCCAAGTTACTTGAACTGTTAGCTACACTGAGTGAGCTGTCTGTGTCTTGAAAGACAGCTGCATTTCTCACTGACTTAGGTTCCCCCGAAGGATCCCGAGGCAAGTCAAACTCTTCTGTAGAACATTTTTTGTCCCTATGTTTACCTTTTTGGCTTTCTGAGACCAAAGACTCTTCTGAGGAATCCAAGGCCAAAGTTCCACCTCCAAGGGGTGTTAATTCATTTTCCAGATGGTCTTCTATActgaaattaaattgaaaagtCATCCTCATTAAATGTACACAATCCTTAAATTCAGAGGAAGATTCTTCTGCTTCTGGATAGAACTGATGACACACACATAAACCTGCCTCAATTATTCAATTAGTTTTGCTGGGGGTCAATATCTCTTTAATTGCTTGTACACAGTTACAAGTATTTTAGAGATGTCTCCAAATGACTTTTTAGAGGTCTTTGCTCCTCTTTAAATTTAGCTCTgcggaaaaaaagaaaattgttattaaaaagtaaaatgaccaATTTCACTAAAACGTAATGTTAAAAAACCCTCCCCTTCATACAGCTGTCTTTTCTATaaaagctggggagggagggagataaaGAGATTTGGAAATACATACACTCTTCAGGGTTCAAAAGTTGGAGAAGAGACAAAACTGTAAAAACAAAAGGACTACAGCAGCAACAATAAGAACTAGAAAACACAAAGTCCAAAATTCTCAGGCAGTAAATGATGAGATAGCTACTCAGCGTGTCACTTATCATGACCCTGCCCGAACATATTCACCTCCTAAACTGCCAGGATCTCTTCACTTCAGTCTGTTACTGTTTCAAGTAACAGCACTTCGAGATTTTATTTTGGCAAATGAACATCCCTTTAAGAACATGCAAAtgaaactggcaaacagccattgatgattaagtagctagtaacttcagttttcttcctttttgcaattactgattacagcttttagctgttctcccacccattgttaactgtgttTAGGCAAAATGCTGTCTGATtcccactaggttcctacagataacatctccctggggcctgggtcaccatggtaatgggtatGTGAGCTGTTtatcaggaattagaactccttgtccacttcaggtcAGTTgggaccaccaactcatcaactgggcccacagAGATGCCCGATGAGcaaccttttgatgtcaagaggctaaaaactccaccctcagatcatgctaatgccaccattttgtgagcatgggtcctatgaagaggcatggagtctgactacgcttgcacagatcatcaattgcctcacctctcctcacctccaaccaCCTCTCTCCACGTTTCAGACCATCTTGGATTCATAACTAGCATATCATTGTACCTGATTCACAGCAGGAATTTTCAAACAATAGGTGTGGAgactctgtgcatgtgtgtctatatgtatgttatgtatgtgtgctattttacctccagatgatataatttctaaagagctctattcaattGGCTAAtagtaagtgcttacataaattctaaatgtaatagaaactaactcaAATGTCATTCGAGTTAACATGATGAAATTAATCTTTGATaactgaaagcttatttaagcTTGTTGGTCtgattaaaatggacatgtcctcaaagttatcaGGACTGGATGTGATGGAGACATGCAGCCTTCATTCtacatttattggtcaaataagctgatgttatttctattacaaaactggttaacaaaaataataacttaaaatgaagGCTAATTTTGCCAAAAGTCTGATgaagttttgtaggcaatctaaataattattgggagtaaactaaatagatgtgaaaaagatgaaagtgttgggtgaacttttcaaaataattgtgtGTTATGGCACGTATATTTAAGATAACTTCCATAATCTctctggtaacttgaaactttgaagttttgctaagtaaaattgaatgataaaaaatactcactgaatatctgggtcatttttcaaataagataaaatactaaaacattattattagGCATGTctaggtttatctacttttggcttcttattacaaactaaaagatgtttggtACTATTAGTAAacgtcttgtattttattaaaacttgtactatgaagtagcatgtttccagaaattttataaaaagtgtttataaacttgccaagccacagaatgctagtGTAAAAGAAAGTTCCTAATTGCTTGCTTTTTAAGGTCtataagggttaaaaattctaattaatatgtgtaattaaagctgctaaaaattaataaggagaatatctttgtattcaaggaaagtaaatgtatgttttcagtaaagaaggtataaggaatggaaatatttttgtttgttttgttaagaaagataaatttgtcctaaagtactagaagggaagaaagcaagcatgggacaaattctgaatgtaaaaaagaaagttaagcaAGCTTTGTGGAAGAGGAATCCTACAAAGAGTTttatgcatggtcaagttggttaAGATTGAATTAAATCTAATTAAGCAGATGAGTTTTAGTgtcaaaaataagctggtgcaaaaattaaaatttggttctctctctcttaaaaggataattttcctggacttttagtgtgctcttgataaagaggttttaaaaggtttttatttaccttgagtaagtttacctaaaagacagaagatctatgttttgttaaaataatttcctatgttcaaaaacaATGAGGTCTCTTTATTAAGGTTTTCTGACTGTTTTAACTCTGTttgcccttgactgtttctgttgtcactgaTTGAATGGATAACTGAGCATTGGTTCacagtgagcattgtttcctatttgacagtgtttttttaactcttttgatATTTCTGACAAGCTTACCCACaaattcaaatcctaaatgaagtctttcttttaacataaaggaaaaatttttctttgaggatTTTTAGAGGACCCCTGGGACTACTCAAAGAAactcattatttctctttctataaaaatactaaattaattaggcttatttggtatgttaaattacatgggaagcattgtcaaataaatgatgataaacgtacttaggtggtattatgtgggtaaatgttattgatataaatgttttaaaaattatgtaacattcctaaaattctgttctgtcctggttgtcagccataattctagttatcCTGAAGcattgtatgtcacagaaatagccaagtttctttgccaattgcccttttgagtcttttgtcactTTCAGATAGtggctgttttactctgatgctttagcaaaatatgtttcatcttcagagagattcatggaaaggactctgacacttactctagactacaggtttctgatacgctttcagatcataaaactgaactgggtaagaaatgacagaactctaacagagaaactgatgacttcatgaaactgctgacagaagattaagatcaagaatcaattacacaggactgaatgaactgatgaggataattataatttacatgacttttcatttgaaatattgctgatttttttgacgttttgttttgttttccagatttaaggaaatcttttcttttctctcatgctaactatgacttatagcaatttggtaaattatacctttgtaagcagaactgatacatttatttatttttctccctacctgatccctccaggatttggaaactcttaatgagtgagtattgttttcatggcaatatagttatttgcgtaagttcaataagaatctgttttccttataacaagacacaattggaaacactggttataatacCAAGTCTTTGACTGGAAcatcatatttgagagaaacacacagactcagatatgacaagacaacttttgaggaataaaggttgacttcctggaataaagccacttggaaatattggcctggtacgtTGTTTACAGCATTCCTGGCAACCATACTGGGTAAGTAAGGAAGCTCACTTATCAGGCAGGTGCAAGGAATgtcaatattttggggaacctcaagagaagagaggaatccatCCAAATCTAAGGTATTTCAGGCAAAGCCTGATGACAAATCCTTGgattggctttcctggcctcaagaggctattaaagttcaatctgagattccttataaatggttccagcaaagcagatttaaaagagcctatatgatcaatggctattcttgctgcacttatgtaaataaataggttaggtttattgaaactaaacttattttgaaaaccagttagccttaatttggctatcttttataaaaatgagggtaattttagagagaaaaattatgtttcaatagacaCTATAGTACACATTCCTGGATATTAGGTTCTAGTTCTGATAATTGTCTTTGAgacttttgttttatatctgttaattggactggatcctgaattcttccagtctcctgaaatatctggccacaaatctccaaactaatgttttaaattttttccatcattttcatttggaatcactgAAAACTGAACCTACcatttttcctgaagccttgcaaactgaagttggacaacttgatataaacttaagagagattcatgtctgctGCTGTGTGAGCTACTCAGGAAGATACTTGAAtacctgatgacatcatcagagacagttcaagcaaaagatgcttcaactctGACACCTAGAAATCTTTTTTGACTGGCTCCCACCTGGGCTCAGaaaggtttataatttgctcccacCATTaaccttttccttttgtctctctggaAATAATTCTTATTAAATCCTAGCTCTTGCTTACCCAACATAGGCCTAATTTTGGGAGCCCACCTATATCACCAtcttactaagagactggttcagtgagatggaacaacctatgCCCCTCATCAACAGGATATCCCTCAAGATTGAAGGATGAACAACAAAATGGGGGGGACTGATattggctcaacacaaggttgacataagggaagccacaCTGTAGGAAAGGaatcatattgtaactttgaatgacctctgattaactaacccagacatgctctgtagattttacagcccctcccagctgctataagttgataactttgttcttttgagttccttaggaatgtgatgacctccAGGCAGAAAGTctgtgctgatagccatcatctatgacaactgaaagatcagggtatagcacatttctggtctctgatgcatatccactaaaacaaaagactaccaggaactaagaccagatgtctgcccccacctggaaATCAaatggaggccccactgggattaggtcCATTTTTCAGGGACTGGTAAAATTTGGCTCgtctatacttcttatccttctggttggatgcttgattataaaatgtgcttttagatgttgttccaaaactgttgaTCAAGGtacaaaaattctaataatacaaaatgtcaacctgaagccaggaataagagaatatttccaaatgagtgctaaacagtttcattcctctaactcAGATCTAtgcccaattcagcaggaagtagctagattggtTATTGCCCCAAATATCTCAAGAATGAGGCATGCCCAAAGAACAAGAGGgattgaaaccagcaaacagttaGCCGCTGATGATCAAGTAGCTAATAactacagtttttttcctttttgccattactgattacagctttttttccttctcccacccattgttaactgtgctgtttaggcaatatgctatctgactcccactagttTCCTACAAATAACATCTCCCtagagcctgggtcaccatggtaatggctGATTGAGATGTTTTGCAGGAATTAGAACCCTTTGTCCACgtcaggccggttgagaccaccagctcatcaactgggcccacacagatgCATAATAAACGAACTtctgatgtcaagaggctaaaaactccaccctcaaaTCACGTTCaagctgccattttgtgaacatgtgtcctgtgaagaggcatggagtctgactacgcttgcacagatcatcaattgcctctcctctcctcacctccaatcacctctctccacatttcagaccaccttgctcccctaccccataaatatccctgggttttcagggaagtggatttgagactcattctctcaCTTCCACCCATGGATGCCTTGTGGTTAacaccctctctctgctgcaatcttgtcgtCTTGGTGTCAGCCTTTCAGGGTGGccgcggtgggggggggggggggacaaaCCTGGTGACGTAACACATAGGTATGCTCTGGTGTGTGTAAATTCATCCAAATGACCTCACTGCAAACATTTAGTGGAGACCAGCAGTCCTAAGTGTATGGGAGTAGGGTAATTTTGGATAATTAGTAAAGATTAGTTTGGCGGTAGAGTAAACACAATAAGGGCACTGAACTGTCTGGAGAGGCCCAGAGAACACGAAAGCAACATTACTTCTATCTTCTACCTACCGTGCTAGACACTTAATACACACCATCTGCTTCAATACGCACAACTCTGGCAGGTGGGGCTTTTATTCCCATCACACAAGGGTCACGCAGTTAAGCAGGTAAGAACGTGCCACTTTCTACCCCCACCGCACCACCGGGCTTGGAGTCATTTCCGGCTGCCGGTCTCAGGTCAATCCCGACGCCAGAGAGGACCCCAGGGGACGCAGGGTAGCAAATCTAGGGACTTCCAGCCCTCACCTCCCAAAGGGCCTCAAAGCAACGTTTACAGCGATCCAGACCTGGGGATGCTCGCAGCCAGGTATGTTCCCAGCTCACCGCGCTGCGAAACTCCGCTTCTCGCCGGACGCGGCAGACGGAAAACGCGCACCAGTGAGTCCAGTCCTCCGCGGGCTAGGTAAACCCGGCTTTCTCTCCAGCCTCTTGGGGCCTGGGCGCACCAAGGATCGCAGCCGGCTTCCTCTCTATGGTTCCGGTGCCGGCAGAGAGCTCGCAAGGCCTGCCGGGACGGAGTTTCCGGTCCTGGCGGTGGCGGGCTGTCTTGAAGCTGTGCTGTTGGCGAAAGCATGTCGCAGGAGCGCGGAGCGCCAGCGAGCGTGGTTCCCCTGGAGGAATTAAGTAGCTGGCCGGAGGAACTATGCCGCCGGGAACTGCCGTCCATGGTGCCCCGGCTCCTCATATCCTTCATTGTCACTTCCACCTAGAGAGGGCTGTGGGACGGGTCTCGAACCGTGCTGCTGGGCCTCCTCACCCCGGCGGCTGGGCCGTGTTTTGTTTTTGCGGCCTGAGCCCTCCCCTTTCTTTGTTGATGAGCGAGCTGAATAAGCGAGGGGATGCAGGGCGCGCGAGGCCCGTGGGCGCCTGCCGAAGGCATGCCTGGCTTTGGAAGGGCTCGCGGAGGTGTTCTGCCCCGTGGTTTTGGCAGTGGGTGTGGCGTTTTCGCCCGTTCCCCTGCGCCTTTGAGCGTTTCTGTACTCCTTACGTGCAATTCAGTGTAGATACGTTTGCGTGGGGGTGTCGGGGAGGCCAAGACTCAGACCTGAGGTGTAAGGCAGCCGAGCTCTGGCTCTTAATAGCTGcatgaggtagagagagagagagagagtgagttcCTACCGTCTCTGAAATGGGTGGTGAATATGAATACCTTCCCCTCagtattgtgagaattaaaggacgTAGTTCTACCATGATGCCAAGTCTGTAAAAGATGGGTAGTAAAGAACTAAA
Proteins encoded in this window:
- the METTL18 gene encoding histidine protein methyltransferase 1 homolog, which translates into the protein MRMTFQFNFSIEDHLENELTPLGGGTLALDSSEESLVSESQKGKHRDKKCSTEEFDLPRDPSGEPKSVRNAAVFQDTDSSLSVANSSSNLEPYEKQLCLRIAKEHAMPKDLKKVLENKVIEMLPGLQRVNISVVKTILLKENFPGENIVSKSFSSHSDLITGVYEGGLKIWECTFDLLAYFTKAKVKFAGKKVLDLGCGSGLLGITAFKGGAKEIHFQDYNSMVIDEVTLPNVVANSTLEDEENDGNELDVKRCRKSKVVQDLCKCRFFSGEWSEFCKLVLSSEKVFEKYDLILTSETIYNPDYYGTLHQTFGRLLDKNGRVLLASKAHYFGVGGGIHLFQKFIEERNVFETRTLEIIDDGLKRFLIEMTFKSPR